A genomic stretch from Verrucomicrobiota bacterium includes:
- a CDS encoding transposase, which translates to MTDRPLSFLQRKNLPHTVPHWVSGRPTYFITICCKDRSNDELLRAGRAEKLVESVKFYQGRQKWWSHLFVVMPDHVHGLFVFSEEVPFTKTIAAWKSFHTHNSRIAWQDGFFEHRIRGAAEFGEKSAYIRHNPVRAKLVTVVEEWPHFYEGLD; encoded by the coding sequence ATGACGGATCGGCCGCTCTCCTTTCTCCAACGGAAAAATCTGCCGCATACTGTTCCGCATTGGGTCTCGGGTCGACCCACCTATTTTATTACGATTTGCTGTAAAGATCGATCCAATGACGAGCTTTTACGAGCGGGACGTGCAGAGAAACTCGTAGAATCTGTAAAGTTCTATCAAGGGCGGCAAAAGTGGTGGAGTCACCTCTTCGTTGTCATGCCTGATCATGTGCACGGGCTTTTCGTGTTTTCAGAAGAAGTCCCTTTTACGAAAACCATTGCGGCTTGGAAGTCCTTCCATACCCACAACTCCAGAATAGCATGGCAAGATGGGTTCTTTGAACATCGCATCCGAGGTGCCGCAGAGTTTGGCGAAAAGTCGGCCTATATTCGACACAATCCAGTGAGGGCAAAATTGGTGACCGTGGTCGAGGAATGGCCGCATTTCTACGAAGGCCTGGATTGA
- a CDS encoding DUF1318 domain-containing protein, whose translation MRTIRILFIFCLPLSLFSSVDTVALKERFAERLPSIEKLWMEGMIGENNQGYVTPRENLSRKNKKLVEAENADRKIAYELIAARSDVPAIKVGQQRAVQIAEQAADGLWLQNAQGEWYQKES comes from the coding sequence ATGAGAACCATTCGTATACTCTTCATTTTCTGCCTTCCTCTCTCACTTTTTTCGAGCGTCGATACCGTCGCCTTGAAAGAAAGATTCGCCGAACGCCTCCCCTCGATTGAGAAACTCTGGATGGAAGGGATGATCGGAGAGAATAATCAAGGCTATGTGACACCAAGGGAAAACCTTTCCCGAAAGAATAAGAAGCTTGTTGAGGCGGAAAACGCGGACCGAAAAATTGCTTACGAGCTCATAGCCGCTCGTTCCGATGTTCCGGCGATCAAAGTCGGCCAGCAACGAGCCGTCCAGATCGCCGAGCAGGCCGCTGACGGCCTATGGCTACAAAACGCCCAAGGGGAATGGTACCAGAAGGAGAGTTGA
- the uxaC gene encoding glucuronate isomerase, with protein MAYLDQDFLLSTKTARVLFHEIAARQPILDYHCHLSPEDIANNARFTNLAEVWLGEDHYKWRAMRAAGVPEQLITGDADPKDKFDAFAAALPHMVRNPLHHWTHLELQRYFAIDQVLNPTTADEIWERANAQLADESFNVHGICEKFAIRAIGTTDDPLDSLEHHRRHNESSFSTKIYPTYRPDKALTVDHLPSWNMWIDALEDLHGSSIDSAETLLAALRARHDFFHETGCRISDHGMEFCPFVPCSAEDAESVFIRLRKGEKPSSREKEQWMTFVLQNVGRWNAARRWVMQFHIGPLRNTNTGMFQILGPDTGYDSLNDEPVIRKLALFLDSLAQTGELPKCIFYHLNQAALQPLAVLMQSFQDGETPGKMQLGSGWWHLDTLDGMRTQMEVLSSVALLSEFVGMLTDSRSFLSFPRHEYFRRLVCRIVGADVEAGLIPEDAELLENLIRGICYENAERYFNFPR; from the coding sequence ATGGCTTACCTCGACCAGGACTTTCTTCTTTCCACAAAGACCGCAAGGGTTCTCTTCCATGAGATCGCCGCAAGACAACCGATCCTTGACTACCATTGCCATCTTTCCCCTGAAGACATTGCAAACAACGCAAGATTCACAAACCTCGCTGAAGTCTGGCTGGGTGAGGACCACTATAAGTGGCGAGCAATGCGGGCAGCCGGTGTCCCCGAACAACTGATCACCGGCGATGCAGATCCAAAGGACAAGTTTGACGCTTTTGCGGCAGCACTCCCCCACATGGTCCGCAACCCGCTTCACCACTGGACCCACCTCGAATTGCAAAGATACTTCGCAATTGATCAGGTTCTAAACCCTACGACGGCCGATGAGATTTGGGAAAGGGCGAACGCCCAGCTGGCTGACGAATCCTTTAACGTCCATGGAATCTGCGAAAAGTTTGCGATCCGCGCGATTGGGACAACCGATGATCCGCTCGACTCGCTCGAGCACCACCGTAGACATAACGAATCTTCATTTTCCACAAAGATCTATCCCACCTACCGGCCCGACAAGGCCCTGACGGTGGATCATCTTCCGTCTTGGAACATGTGGATCGATGCGCTGGAAGACCTTCATGGATCCTCCATTGATTCTGCGGAGACCCTTCTCGCTGCGCTGAGAGCCCGGCATGACTTTTTTCACGAGACCGGGTGCCGAATCAGTGACCACGGGATGGAGTTTTGCCCATTTGTTCCTTGTTCTGCAGAAGATGCTGAATCCGTCTTTATCCGTCTGAGGAAGGGTGAAAAACCATCGTCTCGTGAGAAAGAGCAGTGGATGACTTTCGTCCTCCAAAACGTTGGTCGCTGGAATGCCGCAAGGCGTTGGGTGATGCAGTTCCACATCGGTCCCCTTCGGAACACGAACACCGGAATGTTTCAAATACTCGGCCCCGATACAGGTTACGACTCTCTCAACGACGAGCCAGTCATCCGCAAACTGGCACTCTTCCTCGATAGTCTCGCTCAAACTGGCGAGCTCCCGAAATGCATCTTCTATCACCTCAATCAGGCGGCACTCCAACCTCTTGCAGTGCTCATGCAGAGTTTCCAGGACGGAGAGACTCCAGGGAAAATGCAGTTAGGATCTGGATGGTGGCACCTGGACACCCTCGATGGAATGCGCACCCAAATGGAGGTCCTTTCAAGCGTTGCCTTGCTCAGTGAGTTCGTCGGGATGCTGACCGACTCGCGCAGTTTTCTTAGCTTTCCAAGACACGAATACTTCCGCCGCCTCGTCTGCAGAATTGTCGGTGCCGACGTCGAGGCCGGACTCATTCCTGAAGATGCGGAACTACTCGAGAACTTGATCAGGGGAATTTGTTATGAGAATGCCGAAAGGTATTTTAACTTTCCGAGGTAG